From one Acinonyx jubatus isolate Ajub_Pintada_27869175 chromosome B1, VMU_Ajub_asm_v1.0, whole genome shotgun sequence genomic stretch:
- the DOK2 gene encoding docking protein 2 isoform X1 encodes MEEVAVKQGPLYLLQQQTFGKKWRRFGAMLYGESGCALARLELQEGPEKPRRGEAARRVIRLSDCLRVAEAGGEASSPRDTSAFFLETKERLYLLAAPAAERSDWMQAICLLAFPGQRKELLGPTRKGSWPCMEENELYSSTTAAAPRKEFSVTMRPTEASERCRLRGSYTLRAGESALELWGGPELGTKLYEWPYRFLRRFGRDKVTFSFEAGRRCVSGEGNFEFETRQGNEIFLALEEAISAQKNSAPPGPQTQPATVPAVLPRPESPYSRPHDSLPPPSPTTPVPTTRPRGPEGEYAVPFDAVARNLGKSFRGIVAVPPQSPVDPLYDSIEEHPAPQPDHIYDEPEGVAALSLYDSPQEPQGEAWRRQASAHRDTSSLQHVYPAGQDFSASGWPQGTEYDNVVLKKGAK; translated from the exons ATGGAAGAAGTGGCAGTGAAGCAGGGCCCCCTGTATCTTCTGCAGCAGCAGACTTTTGGAAAG AAATGGCGCCGGTTTGGGGCTATGCTGTATGGAGAGTCAGGCTGCGCCTTGGCCCGGTTGGAGCTCCAGGAGGGCCCTGAGAAGCCACGCCGGGGAGAGGCCGCCAGGAGGGTGATCCGCCTCAGTGACTGCCTACGGGTGGCTGAGGCTGGCGGGGAGGCCAGCAGCCCCCGGGACACCAGCGCCTTCTTCCTGGAGACCAAGGAACGCCTGTACCTGCTGGCAGCCCCCGCTGCAGAGCGCAGTGACTGGATGCAGGCCATCTGCCTCTTGGCCTTCCCT GGCCAGAGGAAGGAGCTGCTGGGGCCGACGAGGAAGGGCAGCTGGCCCTGCATGGAGGAGAATGAACTATACAGCAGCACGACTGCAG cGGCCCCCCGCAAGGAGTTCTCTGTGACCATGAGACCCACAGAAGCCAGCGAGAGGTGCCGGCTCCGGGGATCCTATACCCTGCGGGCTGGAGAGAGTGCACTGGAGCTGTGGGGTGGCCCTGAGCTGGGCACCAAGTTGTATGAGTGGCCTTACAGGTTCCTGAGGCGCTTTGGGCGGGACAAG GTAACCTTTTCCTTTGAGGCAGGCCGGCGTTGTGTCTCTGGAGAGGGCAATTTTGAGTTTGAAACTCGGCAAGGCAATGAGATCTTCTTGGCTCTGGAAGAGGCCATCTCTGCCCAGAAGAACAGTGCCCCACCTGGGCCCCAAACCCAGCCAGCCACAGTCCCTGCAGTGCTGCCCCGGCCAGAGAGCCCCTACTCCCGGCCCCACGACTCACTGCCACCTCCGTCACCGACCACTCCAGTCCCCACCACCCGGCCGCGGGGCCCAGAGGGGGAATATGCGGTGCCCTTCGATGCAGTAGCTCGTAACCTGGGGAAAAGCTTCAGGGGTATCGTGGCGGTTCCTCCCCAGTCCCCAGTGGACCCTCTGTATGACAGCATTGAGGAGCACCCGGCCCCACAGCCCGACCACATATACGATGAGCCCGAGGGAGTGGCTGCCCTATCCCTGTATGACAGCCCACAGGAGCCCCAGGGTGAAGCCTGGAGGAGGCAGGCCTCAGCTCACAGGGACACCAGCAGCCTCCAGCACGTCTACCCAGCAGGGCAGGACTTTTCTGCATCTGGCTGGCCACAGGGAACAGAGTATGACAATGTTGTACTTAAGAAAGGCGCTAAGTGA
- the DOK2 gene encoding docking protein 2 isoform X2 — MRPTEASERCRLRGSYTLRAGESALELWGGPELGTKLYEWPYRFLRRFGRDKVTFSFEAGRRCVSGEGNFEFETRQGNEIFLALEEAISAQKNSAPPGPQTQPATVPAVLPRPESPYSRPHDSLPPPSPTTPVPTTRPRGPEGEYAVPFDAVARNLGKSFRGIVAVPPQSPVDPLYDSIEEHPAPQPDHIYDEPEGVAALSLYDSPQEPQGEAWRRQASAHRDTSSLQHVYPAGQDFSASGWPQGTEYDNVVLKKGAK, encoded by the exons ATGAGACCCACAGAAGCCAGCGAGAGGTGCCGGCTCCGGGGATCCTATACCCTGCGGGCTGGAGAGAGTGCACTGGAGCTGTGGGGTGGCCCTGAGCTGGGCACCAAGTTGTATGAGTGGCCTTACAGGTTCCTGAGGCGCTTTGGGCGGGACAAG GTAACCTTTTCCTTTGAGGCAGGCCGGCGTTGTGTCTCTGGAGAGGGCAATTTTGAGTTTGAAACTCGGCAAGGCAATGAGATCTTCTTGGCTCTGGAAGAGGCCATCTCTGCCCAGAAGAACAGTGCCCCACCTGGGCCCCAAACCCAGCCAGCCACAGTCCCTGCAGTGCTGCCCCGGCCAGAGAGCCCCTACTCCCGGCCCCACGACTCACTGCCACCTCCGTCACCGACCACTCCAGTCCCCACCACCCGGCCGCGGGGCCCAGAGGGGGAATATGCGGTGCCCTTCGATGCAGTAGCTCGTAACCTGGGGAAAAGCTTCAGGGGTATCGTGGCGGTTCCTCCCCAGTCCCCAGTGGACCCTCTGTATGACAGCATTGAGGAGCACCCGGCCCCACAGCCCGACCACATATACGATGAGCCCGAGGGAGTGGCTGCCCTATCCCTGTATGACAGCCCACAGGAGCCCCAGGGTGAAGCCTGGAGGAGGCAGGCCTCAGCTCACAGGGACACCAGCAGCCTCCAGCACGTCTACCCAGCAGGGCAGGACTTTTCTGCATCTGGCTGGCCACAGGGAACAGAGTATGACAATGTTGTACTTAAGAAAGGCGCTAAGTGA